GCGGCCTGAGCATAGGTAATCGGCATTTCACAGAAAATGTCGTCTCCGTCCCTCTCAAAGAACTCGTGAGGAAGCACTCTGAAGACAACATAGAGGTCGCCGGCTGGACCGCCGTTCACTCCTGGTTCCCCATGCCCTGAAAGACGGATCTGCTGTCCATTGTCCACTCCCGCAGGAATCTTAACCTTGACTTTCTTTGTAGTCGTTACCTTCCCTTTTCCGTGGCAAGTTCCGCATTTTTCCTTTATAAGCTTGCCTGTACCGCTGCAATATTGGCACACACGTTTATTGACAATCCTGCCAAACGGTGTGTTTTGTTCAACATTCAGCTGGCCCGTTCCTTTACAATGGGTACAATTTTCCGGATGGGTACCCGGTTTAGCACCTGAACCGTGGCATGTTCCGCACGTTTCTTCTTTAGGAATTTCAATTTCTGTTTCTTTTCCGAAAACAGCTTCTTCAAATTTCAAGTTCATATTATACTGCAGATCGGATCCCTGGCGAGGAGCGTTTGGATTTCTTCTTCCACCGCCACCGCCGCCAAAGAACATATCAAATATGTCTCCAAAACCGCCGAAGTCGGCTCCAGCGCCTCCAAAGCCGCCGAAACCCTGGTTTGGATCGGTATGCCCGAATTGGTCATACTGCGCTTTTTTCTGTGGATCCTTTAATGTATCGTACGCTTCACGGACTTCTTTAAACTTTTCAGCTGCATCCGCTTCCTTGTTAACATCCGGATGGTATTGCTTCGTCATTTTCCGGTAAGCTTTTTTTATTTCATCGCTGGATGCGTTTTTATCCAGTCCGAGCACTTCATAGTAATCTCGTTTACTCATAAAAATCCCACTCCCGAATCTTCACATAAAAATTATCTTACCATTGTTCCATTTCTTTTTTCAAGAAAGATCTTTAAATATGTGAAGGGTTATTTATTCGACAAAACGGAAAAAAAGTCAAAGCCAAGATGCTCGCCTGACTTTGACTTTTTCCTCACTGAAAATCAGTTGTTATTTCTTTTCGTCGTCGTTCATTTCTTCGTATTCAGCATCGACTATATTGTCATCGGCTTTTTTCTCGCCTTGTTCTTGGCCTTGAGCTTGCTGGGCTTGTGCAGCCTGCTCATAAAGCTTGACAGAAAGCTGCTGAACGATCTCGTTCAAAGCGTCTTTCGCTGTTTTAATTGCTTCGATATCTTGGCCTTCAAGCGCTTTTTTAAGCTCTTCTTTCGCGTCATTTGCTTTTGTTACTTCAGCTTCTTCCACTTTTCCTTCAAGATCCTTCAATGTCTTGTCAGTAGCAAAGATCAGCTGATCAGCTTCGTTGCGAAGATCAATTTCTTCACGTTTCTTTTTATCTGCTTCAGCGTTTTCTTCCGCATCTTTTACCATTTTTTCGATCTCATCATCTGATAGGCCCGAAGAAGATTTAATCGTAATGGATTGTTCTTTGTTCGTTCCAAGGTCTTTGGCACGAACATTTACGATTCCGTTTGAATCGATATCAAAGGATACTTCGATTTGCGGAACTCCGCGCGGAGCTGGAGGAATATCTGTAAGCTGGAAGCGGCCCAATGTTTTATTGTGGGCAGCCATTTCACGCTCACCTTGCAGTACGTGAATGTCTACAGACGGCTGATTGTCTGCTGCTGTTGAGAACACTTGAGACTTCGTTGTAGGGATAGCCGTATTTCGGTCAATAAGCTTCGTAAATACGCCGCCAAGTGTTTCAATTCCTAGAGAAAGTGGAGTTACGTCAACAAGAACAACATCTTTAACGTCTCCTGTGATAACACCGCCTTGAATCGCTGCACCAAGTGCAACTACTTCATCAGGGTTAACCCCTTTAAACGGATCTTTACCAGTAAACTTCTTGATCGCTTCTTGTACAGCAGGAATACGTGTAGAACCACCCACTAAGATGACTTTGTCGATATCGTTTGGAGAGAATCCTGCATCATTTAGCGCCTGACGAGTTGGCCCCATCGTGCGTTCAACAAGGTCAGATGAAAGCTCCTCAAATTTCGCACGGCTCATGGAAACCTCTAAGTGTTTAGGTCCTGTAGCATCTGCTGTGATGAACGGAAGAGAAATTTGAGTTTGTGTAACCCCTGATAATTCCTTTTTCGCTTTTTCAGCAGAATCTTTTAAACGTTGAAGCGCCATTTTGTCTTGAGATAGATCAATGCCGTTCTCTTTTTTGAACTGATCAACAAGATAGTCGATAATGACTTGGTCAAAGTCGTCTCCGCCCAGTTCATTGTCACCAGATGTAGCAATTACATCGAAGTTTCCGTCGCCGATTTCAAGGATGGATACGTCAAATGTACCGCCGCCAAGGTCAAATACTAGAATTTTTTGGTCGCTGTCTTCTTCTAAACCATAAGCTAGTGCAGCTGCTGTAGGTTCGTTAATGATACGTTCAACTTGTAGGCCTGCAATCTGACCGGCATCTTTTGTTGCCTGGCGTTGTGCATCGTTGAAGTATGCTGGAACCGTGATAACGGCGCGCTCTACTTTTTCTCCAAGGTAGCTTTCAGCATCATTTTTCAATTTTTGAAGGATGATTGCAGAGATTTCTTGAGGAGTATACTCTTTTCCTTCTGCATCCACTTTATGGTTAGTTCCCATATGGCGTTTGATGGAGATGATTGTATTTGGGTTCGTGACAGCCTGACGCTTTGCAACTTCCCCTACTGAACGTTCGCCATCTTTAAAGGCGACAACTGAAGGAGTCGTACGGTTTCCTTCAGGATTAGGGATAACTGTTGCTTCTCCGCCTTCCATAACGGCAACACAAGAGTTTGTTGTACCTAAGTCAATTCCAATAATTTTGCTCATGTTACATACCCTCCACTTTTATATGTAATATTAAGAACTTAATATTACTGATTTACTTTAACCATTGCTGGACGAATGACACGATCCTTAAGTCTGTAGCCCTTTTGCAGGGTTTCAACAACGACATTGGATTCGTATTTTTCATCCTGGACTTGCATAACCGCCTGATGCAGGTTTGGATCAAACGCTGAGCCTTCGGAGTCGATCACTTCCAAGCCTTCACTCTTCATGGCCTCAAGCAGCTGGCGGTATACCATCTCCACCCCTTGAAGGACAGAAGCAGCTTGAGCGTCCTCAACCTTCACATCCAATGCTCTTTCGAAATTATCAAGAGCAGGCAGCAGCTGTGTCAAAAGGCTCTGTGATTTATATTTTAACTGAGCGGCGTTGTCTTCACGTGTACGCCGCTTAAAGTTTTCAAAGTCAGCCTGTACGCGGAGCAATCGGTTTTCAGTGTCAGCAAGATTGGTTTCAAGCTCTGAAATTCGTTGCTGCTCTTCAGTTGTCTCAGCCGTTTCCCCTTCATTGTCTGAAGGCTCAGAGCCGGCTGTTTGATCTGCTTCCACATACGTTTCAGCGTTTTCCGTCTGTTCAAATTCAGCAGTTTCCTTTTGTTTGTCTTCCATGTTGTCACCTCCCTAAAATAATCGGAGTTTATTGTTATTGTTAGAACCTCGCGTTAAATAAGTTCGTAAACTCTTTGCTGATCGTGTCAAGCAGACCGATTACGCGTTTATATTCCATTCGGGTAGGCCCGATCAAGGAAATCGTACCGATATGCTTGCCGTGAAACGAATAGGAAGCTTTGATCAGGCTGCAGTTTCTGACAGCTTCTACCTGATTTTCCTGTCCGATCGTTACGGTTATGCCATCATTATTCGCTGAAAGCAGCTGTTCAATGACCGCCTTTTCCTCCAGTGCGTCCAAAAGAATACGGACTTTTTCTATATCCCTGAATTCAGGCTGATACAGCATTTTGGTTTTACCGCCAAAAAATATCTTATCTTTGTTGCTCCATTTAAAGATATCATCAATAAACAGGGAAGCCTGCTGATGATTCATCAGATGCTTTCTGAAAACAACATTAAGTTCATCCTGGATTTTTTTGTGAAGTTCAGCGAGAGGCACCCCTGCCAGCTTCTCATTTAAGATATTGACCAGCTTCTCAATCTCTTCGGGCGCAATTCCTTCGGGCAGGATCACATGCCTGTTTTCAACATGTCCCGTACTTGTCACAAAGATAGCAACGGCCTGCTGGGATCCTAAAGGAATCAACTGAATGTGTTTTAATGTCGTTTCAATCGCTTCCGGTCCAAGAATGATTGATGTGTAGTTGGTAAGTTCAGAAAGAATTTTAGCAGATTGTTCAAAAATACGTTCGGTTTCTTCCAATTTCTCGTTGAATAGCGCCTGTATATTAAAAATATCCGCTGTCGAAAGAACCGTGGGGCTCAATAGGTGATCGACGTAAAAGCGATACCCTTTCTCGGACGGAATCCTGCCTGATGAAGTGTGAGTCTTTTCAAGGAATCCCAAATCCTCCAAGTCCGCCAGCTCATTCCGGATGGTCGCCGGGCTGAAATGGACATCTTCTCTTTTGGAAATGGTCCTTGATCCTACAGGTTCAACATGCTGGATGTAATCATCAATCAGCACTTGAAGTATAAAAAGCTGTCTTTCAGATAACATCCTTTCACCTCCGAGGCTGTTAGCACTCCGAAAGAGCGAGTGCTAAATCTAATATTAAATTACCAAAAGCAACTGAAGATTGTCAACGATTAAACCACACCGATAAATTCCTGAAACACTTCATTCCCTAAAAACGTTCCATCCTTCGTCAGTGATACCCTGTCTCCGGACTTTTTAAGCCACCCCTTTGCCAGCAGCTGTTCGATCTGCGGGCCAAATACATCATACATGGACTTTCCGTACCTTTGTTTAAATCGGGTATCAGATACACCATCCATTTTTCTCAATCCCATAAAAAGTTCTTCCTCCATTTTAGCTGATGGAGCCAGCGTTTCAGAATGAACATAAGGAAAGCCTGTCTCATCGATCAACGACATATATTTCTTCAAAGGCCCTGCATTGGCCACGCGTTTGCCATTTACATAGCTATGTGCACCGGCTCCTATGCCATAGTATTCGTTATTATCCCAGTATTGCAGATTATGCTTGCTTTCATAACCAGGTCTCGCAAAGTTTGAAATTTCATACTGGATATAGCCGTGCTTCTCCATCTGTTCCATAAGAACTTCATACATTTGTGCTTCTTCCTCCTGCTCAGGCAGCAGCAAGTCCCCTTTTACCGCACGATTGTAAAACACCGTCTTTTTTTCAAGCTGAAGGGAGTAGGCCGAGAAATGGGGGACGTTTAGAGAAAATGCAATTTCGAGCGTTTCTTTTAGCATATCAACGGTTTGATGGGGCAGTCCGAACATAATATCCAGAGAAATATTCTCGATGCCAACAGCTTTTGCTTCTAAGACTGTTCGAATAACGTCCTTTTTCACATGGGTCCGTCCAAGTTCTTTTAAAAGCTGTTCCTGAAAGGCCTGCACACCAATGCTCAGCCTGTTCACTCCAAAGGCCTTCATGATCTCCAATTTCTTTCGATCAGTTTGTTCCGGATTAGCTTCTACGGTGAATTCATCGAGTTTGTCAGAAGAAAAGTGTCGGTTCACCATTTTAAGAAACATTTCAAATTGTTCATAATCGAGTGCAGTGGGCGTGCCTCCGCCAACAAAGATGGTTTTTATCCTGGAATATGGGGTTTGTCTAACCGTGTTGATCATTTCTTTTTCCATATAGGTTAAATATTCGTTAACGGGCTGCCCTTTTAAGAACACCTTGTTAAAATCGCAATAATGGCAAATGTTCACACAGAACGGGATATGAAAATAAGCCGCTTCTGGCATGTGATCCCTGCTTTCGTGTCTAAAATTTGTGAAAGACCGCAAAAATATGCGGTCTCGTCCTGTTGCTTATTTTATTTCGTTGTGGAATTAATCGTTGTCCATTCGCAGTACCGCCATGAAGGCTTCCTGCGGCACCTCGACTCGTCCAATGGTTTTCATGCGCTTCTTACCTTCTTTTTGCTTTTCAAGCAATTTTCTTTTACGGGAAATATCTCCGCCGTAACACTTGGCAAGAACGTTTTTACGAAGTGCTTTAATATTGGACCTTGCAATGATCTTTTGTCCGATTGAGGCTTGAATAGGTACCTCAAACTGCTGGCGAGGAATCAGTTCTTTAAGCTTTTCAACGACTACTTTTCCGCGTTCATAAGCAAAATCTTTATGAACGATGACAGAAAGAGCATCGATTTTTTCTCCATTTAACAATATATCCATCTTAACCAGTTTGGAAGGCTTGTAACCGATCAACTCATAATCAAGTGACGCATAGCCTTTCGTGCTCGATTTCAGCTGGTCAAAGAAATCATAGACAATTTCCGAGAGAGGGATTTCGTAAAGCACGTTTACCCGGTTATTTTCCAGGTAATCCATCGTCTGGAAAATCCCGCGTTT
This genomic stretch from Fictibacillus marinisediminis harbors:
- the dnaK gene encoding molecular chaperone DnaK translates to MSKIIGIDLGTTNSCVAVMEGGEATVIPNPEGNRTTPSVVAFKDGERSVGEVAKRQAVTNPNTIISIKRHMGTNHKVDAEGKEYTPQEISAIILQKLKNDAESYLGEKVERAVITVPAYFNDAQRQATKDAGQIAGLQVERIINEPTAAALAYGLEEDSDQKILVFDLGGGTFDVSILEIGDGNFDVIATSGDNELGGDDFDQVIIDYLVDQFKKENGIDLSQDKMALQRLKDSAEKAKKELSGVTQTQISLPFITADATGPKHLEVSMSRAKFEELSSDLVERTMGPTRQALNDAGFSPNDIDKVILVGGSTRIPAVQEAIKKFTGKDPFKGVNPDEVVALGAAIQGGVITGDVKDVVLVDVTPLSLGIETLGGVFTKLIDRNTAIPTTKSQVFSTAADNQPSVDIHVLQGEREMAAHNKTLGRFQLTDIPPAPRGVPQIEVSFDIDSNGIVNVRAKDLGTNKEQSITIKSSSGLSDDEIEKMVKDAEENAEADKKKREEIDLRNEADQLIFATDKTLKDLEGKVEEAEVTKANDAKEELKKALEGQDIEAIKTAKDALNEIVQQLSVKLYEQAAQAQQAQGQEQGEKKADDNIVDAEYEEMNDDEKK
- the hrcA gene encoding heat-inducible transcriptional repressor HrcA, producing MLSERQLFILQVLIDDYIQHVEPVGSRTISKREDVHFSPATIRNELADLEDLGFLEKTHTSSGRIPSEKGYRFYVDHLLSPTVLSTADIFNIQALFNEKLEETERIFEQSAKILSELTNYTSIILGPEAIETTLKHIQLIPLGSQQAVAIFVTSTGHVENRHVILPEGIAPEEIEKLVNILNEKLAGVPLAELHKKIQDELNVVFRKHLMNHQQASLFIDDIFKWSNKDKIFFGGKTKMLYQPEFRDIEKVRILLDALEEKAVIEQLLSANNDGITVTIGQENQVEAVRNCSLIKASYSFHGKHIGTISLIGPTRMEYKRVIGLLDTISKEFTNLFNARF
- the dnaJ gene encoding molecular chaperone DnaJ, which encodes MSKRDYYEVLGLDKNASSDEIKKAYRKMTKQYHPDVNKEADAAEKFKEVREAYDTLKDPQKKAQYDQFGHTDPNQGFGGFGGAGADFGGFGDIFDMFFGGGGGGRRNPNAPRQGSDLQYNMNLKFEEAVFGKETEIEIPKEETCGTCHGSGAKPGTHPENCTHCKGTGQLNVEQNTPFGRIVNKRVCQYCSGTGKLIKEKCGTCHGKGKVTTTKKVKVKIPAGVDNGQQIRLSGHGEPGVNGGPAGDLYVVFRVLPHEFFERDGDDIFCEMPITYAQAALGDEIEVPTLHGRIKLKIPAGTQTGTHFRLRGKGVQNVRGRGQGDQHIQVKVLTPTKLSEKQKQLLRDFAEIGGDVPDEHEESFFDKVKRAFKGE
- the hemW gene encoding radical SAM family heme chaperone HemW, whose translation is MPEAAYFHIPFCVNICHYCDFNKVFLKGQPVNEYLTYMEKEMINTVRQTPYSRIKTIFVGGGTPTALDYEQFEMFLKMVNRHFSSDKLDEFTVEANPEQTDRKKLEIMKAFGVNRLSIGVQAFQEQLLKELGRTHVKKDVIRTVLEAKAVGIENISLDIMFGLPHQTVDMLKETLEIAFSLNVPHFSAYSLQLEKKTVFYNRAVKGDLLLPEQEEEAQMYEVLMEQMEKHGYIQYEISNFARPGYESKHNLQYWDNNEYYGIGAGAHSYVNGKRVANAGPLKKYMSLIDETGFPYVHSETLAPSAKMEEELFMGLRKMDGVSDTRFKQRYGKSMYDVFGPQIEQLLAKGWLKKSGDRVSLTKDGTFLGNEVFQEFIGVV
- the grpE gene encoding nucleotide exchange factor GrpE — its product is MEDKQKETAEFEQTENAETYVEADQTAGSEPSDNEGETAETTEEQQRISELETNLADTENRLLRVQADFENFKRRTREDNAAQLKYKSQSLLTQLLPALDNFERALDVKVEDAQAASVLQGVEMVYRQLLEAMKSEGLEVIDSEGSAFDPNLHQAVMQVQDEKYESNVVVETLQKGYRLKDRVIRPAMVKVNQ